DNA from Aggregatimonas sangjinii:
AAGTGCTCAAGGCATATGCCTATCAGCTAAGTAAAACGTTGGGTGCCTTTGTAGGTCTGATTATTACAAACTGTATCATCATGGGGCGTTTTGAAGCCTTTGCCTTGGCGAACGGACCTTGGAAATCCTTTCTGGATGGTATCGGTAACGCCTTAGGTTACGGTGTTATACTGATCATCGTAGGATTCTTTAGGGAGCTTTTAGGCTCGGGAACCTTATTGGGGTATCCTGTATTCGGAGACCCGATAATGAAAACAGGTCTGTATGCCACGGGATACGAGAACAACGGTTTTATGATCATCCCGCCCGCAGCGTTGATCGTCGTGGGTATTATAATATGGGTGCAGCGTTCCAGAAATCCTGTTCTTGTTGAAGAAAACTAGAATAAAATGTACGGTACGCTGTTACAGTAGGCAGTAAAAAATAGTTTTTCCTACTGTTTAACGGAATAAATTAGAGATTCGATTATTAAAAATTATGAAGTAGGAGCGCTTTTATAGGATTGAACGCCCCGTAACCTTGGGACCGACAACTGCAACTGCCAACTGCTTACTTATATAAGAGATTATGTTAGAACATATAGAATTATTTTTCAAGTCCATTTTCATCGACAACATGGTATTCGCTGTGTTCTTGGGAATGTGTTCCTATTTGGCAGTTTCCAAAAAAGTGGCGACTGCTGTCGGACTTGGTGCCGCTGTAATATTCGTATTGGCCGTAACAGTGCCCTTAAACTGGCTTCTAGACAAGTATCTGTTGCAAGATGGTGCCTTGGTCTGGTTAGGTGAAGAGTATGCGGACTATAACCTAGGTTTTCTTTCTTTCATCCTATTTATAGCTACCATCGCTACCATGGTGCAGTTGGTTGAAATTATCGTAGAAAAATTTTCACCCTCATTATATAACTCCTTGGGTATCTTTCTACCTCTTATTGCAGTAAACTGTGCGATACTCGGTGGTTCGTTATTCATGCAGGCCAGAGAAATCGCAACCTTGGGCCTTGCCTTGAATTATGGTGTAAGTTCAGGTATCGGTTGGTTTTTGGCGATTTTGGCCATAGCGGCCATCCGGGAGAAAATCAGATATAGCAATGTACCCGCACCCTTACGTGGACTAGGAATCACTTTTATCATTACCGGCCTTATG
Protein-coding regions in this window:
- a CDS encoding NADH:ubiquinone reductase (Na(+)-transporting) subunit D — its product is MALLTKKDAGLILDPLADNNPITIQVLGICSALAITAELEASIVMSIAVVFVLGVGNVVISLMRNIIPSKIRIIVQLIVVATLVIIVDQVLKAYAYQLSKTLGAFVGLIITNCIIMGRFEAFALANGPWKSFLDGIGNALGYGVILIIVGFFRELLGSGTLLGYPVFGDPIMKTGLYATGYENNGFMIIPPAALIVVGIIIWVQRSRNPVLVEEN
- the nqrE gene encoding NADH:ubiquinone reductase (Na(+)-transporting) subunit E, giving the protein MLEHIELFFKSIFIDNMVFAVFLGMCSYLAVSKKVATAVGLGAAVIFVLAVTVPLNWLLDKYLLQDGALVWLGEEYADYNLGFLSFILFIATIATMVQLVEIIVEKFSPSLYNSLGIFLPLIAVNCAILGGSLFMQAREIATLGLALNYGVSSGIGWFLAILAIAAIREKIRYSNVPAPLRGLGITFIITGLMGIGFQSFGGMLTGGDDAPAPVEDTTAEVLEKVEAPVLEEGEIKKEELEENEVSYNDLTQK